The following are encoded together in the Gilvimarinus sp. DA14 genome:
- a CDS encoding cupin-like domain-containing protein, which translates to MQNFLSFPEYRGVSREQFFNDIVPQQKPVVIRGLVSDWPLVEASFQSDEYFCRYLAQFYRGEHVNVVLGHPAIEGRFFYNDNLDGFNYIEGGERLDLFLGRLLELAGRDVKPSVAVQGVAVDKILPGLSAANPATLFAEPVAPKLWVGNKVSVSAHYDGSDNLACVVAGKRRFVLFPPEQVANLYPGPLDYTPAGAPVSLVSLHAPDFDRYPRYREALKNAYSAVLEPGDAIFIPMLWWHHVDSLAEVNGLMNYWWNGSIGKPQQKPTPLQSLNFAAMAMRDLTPAQRNAWRAMFDHYLFKQGEDPQSYIPAHKQGVLGEMSPEFERQVKDWFISLLK; encoded by the coding sequence ATGCAGAATTTTTTAAGCTTTCCAGAGTACCGGGGTGTAAGCCGCGAGCAATTTTTTAACGACATAGTGCCGCAACAAAAACCCGTGGTCATTCGCGGTCTGGTGAGCGACTGGCCGCTGGTTGAGGCATCATTCCAGTCGGATGAATATTTCTGTCGTTATCTTGCGCAGTTTTATCGTGGCGAGCACGTCAATGTAGTGCTCGGCCATCCTGCCATTGAGGGGCGTTTTTTTTACAACGATAATCTGGATGGCTTTAATTATATTGAAGGCGGCGAGCGGCTGGATTTGTTCTTGGGGCGGTTGCTGGAGTTGGCCGGTCGCGACGTAAAACCCTCTGTAGCGGTACAGGGGGTGGCGGTGGATAAAATTCTGCCGGGGTTGTCCGCCGCCAATCCGGCCACTTTATTCGCCGAGCCTGTAGCACCCAAGCTGTGGGTGGGCAATAAAGTGTCTGTCTCCGCGCACTATGACGGCTCCGATAACTTGGCCTGCGTCGTGGCCGGTAAGCGGCGCTTTGTGCTGTTCCCACCCGAGCAAGTGGCTAACTTGTATCCCGGGCCGCTGGATTACACGCCCGCCGGTGCACCGGTGAGTTTAGTGTCACTGCACGCCCCGGATTTTGATCGCTACCCGCGTTACCGCGAGGCTTTAAAAAACGCCTATAGCGCGGTGCTTGAACCCGGCGATGCGATTTTTATTCCCATGCTTTGGTGGCACCACGTGGATTCGCTGGCCGAGGTTAACGGCTTGATGAATTACTGGTGGAATGGTTCGATCGGTAAACCGCAACAAAAGCCTACGCCGCTGCAAAGTTTAAATTTTGCTGCTATGGCGATGCGCGATTTAACCCCCGCGCAGCGCAACGCCTGGCGAGCCATGTTTGATCACTATCTGTTTAAACAAGGGGAAGACCCTCAGTCTTATATTCCGGCCCATAAACAGGGTGTGCTGGGGGAAATGTCGCCGGAGTTTGAGCGCCAGGTTAAAGACTGGTTTATCAGCTTGTTGAAGTGA
- a CDS encoding tryptophan halogenase family protein, translating to MKIKKIAIVGGGTAGWLAANYLGLSVGRDPEVEICLIESKDVPTIGVGEGTVPNIRATLQRFGIDEREFMAKCQATFKLGIKFANWMDADKYGADHYYYHPFVAPFPVGVDISHYWMHHQQQMAFSELSAMHALAEHNIGPKHPSSSPYDGVVHYAYHFDAGKFAQLLADNALTRFGVRHKFATIEHVVMGDDGSIDRLQFASGGEEAFDFYIDCSGFASRLLGQALQVPFLAKTEQIPTDTALAVQVPTEPSDEVQPYTTAKAHSAGWIWDIPLPHRRGTGFVYSSSHMSESQAVAEFSRYLGFDAEAANLRKVPMQAGYRQYFWHKNCAALGLSQGFVEPLEATSIMVTDFCAALLADHFPRDTDDIALLSRHCNDWVEYIWERTIDFIQLHYCISDRRDSDFWVDCTDRAKLSDVLAERLALWKIASPKRTDFFSTVDLFNQQSYMYVLYGMYFPTRLPALNPSEIPLAEAKIREHNAWCEKAVQALSSHRAWLNQLHSR from the coding sequence ATGAAGATAAAAAAAATCGCCATTGTGGGCGGCGGTACCGCCGGTTGGTTGGCGGCGAATTACCTGGGGCTATCCGTGGGCCGCGACCCAGAGGTGGAGATCTGCCTGATCGAATCCAAGGATGTACCCACCATTGGCGTCGGCGAGGGCACTGTGCCCAATATACGCGCTACTCTGCAGCGCTTTGGTATCGACGAGCGCGAGTTTATGGCCAAGTGTCAGGCCACCTTTAAGTTGGGTATCAAGTTTGCCAACTGGATGGATGCTGACAAGTACGGGGCGGACCATTATTACTATCATCCGTTTGTAGCGCCTTTTCCTGTAGGGGTGGATATCAGCCACTATTGGATGCACCACCAACAGCAAATGGCGTTTTCTGAACTCTCGGCTATGCATGCGCTGGCCGAGCACAATATAGGCCCCAAGCATCCTTCGTCGTCTCCCTACGATGGGGTGGTGCACTACGCGTATCACTTTGATGCGGGAAAGTTTGCGCAACTGCTCGCTGATAATGCCCTTACTCGCTTTGGCGTTCGTCACAAGTTTGCAACTATCGAACACGTGGTGATGGGCGATGATGGCAGTATTGATCGTTTGCAGTTTGCCTCGGGCGGTGAAGAGGCGTTTGATTTTTATATCGACTGTTCGGGCTTTGCCTCGCGTTTACTGGGGCAGGCTTTGCAAGTGCCGTTTTTAGCGAAAACTGAGCAAATCCCAACGGACACGGCGCTGGCCGTACAGGTGCCGACCGAGCCCAGCGATGAGGTGCAGCCTTACACCACCGCTAAAGCCCACAGTGCGGGATGGATTTGGGACATCCCCCTGCCTCATCGGCGCGGCACGGGCTTTGTGTATTCATCGTCGCATATGAGTGAGTCGCAGGCCGTGGCAGAGTTTTCCCGCTATCTGGGGTTTGATGCCGAAGCGGCGAATTTGCGCAAGGTGCCTATGCAGGCGGGGTATCGGCAATATTTCTGGCATAAAAACTGCGCCGCGCTGGGATTATCGCAAGGGTTTGTTGAGCCTTTGGAGGCCACCTCCATTATGGTGACGGATTTCTGTGCGGCGCTGCTGGCGGACCATTTTCCTCGCGACACAGACGATATTGCGCTTTTATCGCGTCACTGCAACGACTGGGTGGAGTATATCTGGGAGCGCACCATCGATTTCATTCAGTTGCACTATTGTATTTCCGATCGTCGGGACTCGGATTTCTGGGTCGATTGTACCGACCGAGCCAAGTTATCGGATGTGCTGGCCGAGCGATTGGCGCTGTGGAAAATTGCTTCGCCCAAACGCACCGACTTTTTTAGCACGGTGGATTTATTTAATCAGCAAAGTTATATGTACGTGCTCTACGGCATGTATTTCCCCACCCGTTTACCGGCCCTGAACCCGTCAGAAATTCCACTGGCGGAGGCGAAAATACGCGAGCACAACGCCTGGTGTGAGAAAGCGGTGCAAGCGCTCAGCTCGCACCGCGCCTGGTTAAATCAGTTGCACAGCCGCTAA
- a CDS encoding CaiB/BaiF CoA-transferase family protein — translation MEEKRKPLQGIRVIEFGQLIAGPFAGSLLAYFGAEVIKIEPPGKGDPIRGWRAVENGTSFWWRSIGRNKKSVTLDLKQPEGADLAKQLCRDADVLIENFRPGVMESWGLGPDAIKADNPSLIYARISGYGQDGPYSNKPGFASVCEGFSGFRYVNGHPGEAPVRPNLSIGDSIAGLHAAFGVVMALLGRERSQAAGQIVDVALYESMFNLMEAVVPEYSGAGIVREPSGTTVTGIVPTNTYRCQDGKYVVIGGNGDSIFRRLMSAVGREDLARDPRMSDNAGRVECENEIDKVLADWCRTRDCQQVLQVLENARVPSGPIYSVADMFSDSHYRARGMFEQVEIDGRKLEIPAMVPKLQTTPGGTEWPGGTVGAYTDSVLHERLGLSIAALTDLKARGVI, via the coding sequence ATGGAAGAAAAGCGCAAACCTTTACAAGGCATTCGGGTGATTGAATTTGGCCAATTGATTGCAGGCCCTTTTGCAGGAAGCCTGTTGGCTTACTTCGGTGCTGAGGTGATTAAGATTGAGCCACCCGGTAAAGGCGACCCGATTCGCGGCTGGCGCGCGGTGGAAAACGGCACCTCTTTTTGGTGGCGTTCCATCGGGCGGAATAAAAAAAGTGTCACTCTTGATTTAAAGCAGCCGGAAGGCGCTGACCTGGCAAAGCAATTGTGCCGCGATGCCGATGTGTTAATTGAAAACTTTCGCCCCGGGGTGATGGAGTCTTGGGGGTTGGGGCCGGATGCGATCAAAGCGGACAACCCCAGTCTAATCTACGCGCGCATTTCCGGTTACGGTCAAGATGGCCCCTACAGCAACAAGCCCGGCTTTGCCTCTGTGTGTGAAGGCTTTAGTGGTTTTCGCTATGTAAATGGTCACCCGGGCGAGGCGCCCGTGCGGCCCAATCTAAGTATTGGTGATTCCATTGCGGGTTTGCACGCCGCCTTTGGTGTGGTGATGGCGCTGCTCGGTCGCGAGCGCAGTCAGGCGGCGGGGCAGATAGTGGACGTGGCTTTGTATGAATCCATGTTTAATTTAATGGAGGCTGTGGTGCCCGAGTATTCCGGTGCGGGCATTGTGCGCGAGCCATCGGGCACAACGGTTACCGGAATCGTACCCACCAATACCTATCGCTGCCAAGACGGGAAATATGTTGTGATTGGCGGCAATGGCGACTCTATTTTTCGGCGTTTAATGTCCGCCGTAGGGCGCGAGGATTTGGCGCGTGATCCGCGTATGAGTGATAACGCCGGGCGGGTGGAGTGTGAAAACGAAATCGACAAAGTGTTGGCGGACTGGTGTCGGACGAGAGATTGCCAGCAGGTGTTGCAGGTGCTGGAAAATGCCCGCGTTCCATCGGGCCCGATTTACAGCGTAGCCGATATGTTTAGCGATTCTCATTACCGGGCCCGCGGTATGTTCGAGCAGGTGGAAATTGACGGTCGCAAGCTGGAAATTCCCGCCATGGTGCCCAAGTTACAAACTACCCCGGGTGGTACCGAGTGGCCCGGCGGCACTGTGGGGGCGTATACGGATAGTGTACTGCACGAGCGCCTTGGTTTATCGATTGCAGCTTTAACCGACTTAAAGGCTCGTGGCGTTATTTAA
- a CDS encoding NAD(P)H-quinone oxidoreductase: MAVAEQMRAIVHESREASGLVLHSLPTPRPFADEVLIRVAACGVNRPDVLQRQGLYPPPPDACERLGLEVAGEIVALGENASGFSIGQNVCALVNGGGYAEYCTAKVGQVLPVPEGLSLVQAAALPETFFTVWHNVFERGQLKPGETLLVHGAASGIGTTAIQLGKAFGAQVLASAGSKEKCAAAITLGAERAIHYRDEDFVSVVREFGGADVILDMVGGEYLARNIKAAKPDGRIINIAYLQGSKVELDFMPVMLKRLTLTGSTLRAQNPERKKEIAQQLLKKVWPLLSAKQIAPVIAASFPLERASEAHALMESNRHIGKIILTTE, encoded by the coding sequence ATGGCTGTTGCCGAGCAAATGCGCGCAATTGTTCACGAGAGTCGCGAGGCGAGCGGTTTGGTCCTGCACAGTTTGCCCACCCCCCGCCCCTTTGCGGATGAAGTTTTAATTCGCGTCGCCGCCTGTGGTGTCAACCGCCCCGATGTGTTGCAGCGCCAGGGCTTGTACCCACCACCGCCCGATGCCTGCGAACGTTTGGGCCTGGAGGTGGCCGGTGAGATTGTTGCCCTGGGCGAAAACGCCAGTGGTTTTAGCATTGGCCAAAACGTCTGCGCCTTAGTTAATGGTGGCGGCTATGCCGAGTATTGCACCGCCAAGGTGGGGCAGGTTTTACCTGTGCCCGAAGGGCTCTCCCTTGTACAGGCGGCGGCGCTACCGGAAACCTTTTTTACCGTTTGGCACAATGTGTTCGAGCGCGGCCAACTAAAACCGGGCGAAACACTATTGGTGCATGGCGCTGCCAGCGGCATAGGTACCACGGCCATTCAGCTTGGCAAAGCTTTTGGTGCGCAGGTGTTGGCCAGCGCAGGGAGTAAAGAAAAGTGCGCAGCGGCGATTACCCTGGGGGCTGAACGCGCGATCCATTACAGGGACGAAGACTTTGTCAGCGTTGTGCGCGAGTTCGGCGGCGCCGATGTGATTTTGGATATGGTGGGTGGTGAATATCTAGCTCGCAATATTAAAGCGGCAAAGCCCGATGGCCGTATTATCAATATTGCCTATTTACAGGGCAGTAAAGTCGAGCTGGATTTTATGCCGGTTATGCTCAAACGATTGACCTTAACCGGATCAACGCTACGCGCCCAAAATCCGGAGCGTAAAAAAGAAATTGCACAGCAGTTATTGAAAAAAGTTTGGCCATTGCTAAGCGCGAAACAAATAGCGCCCGTGATTGCCGCCAGCTTTCCCCTGGAAAGAGCCAGCGAAGCTCATGCTTTAATGGAATCCAATCGCCATATTGGCAAAATTATTTTAACCACAGAATAA
- the mobA gene encoding molybdenum cofactor guanylyltransferase MobA: MTLSARPTGVLLAGGLARRMGGGDKCLLPLRGKTLLSRSVERAQEQVAPLLLSANGNALRFARTKLTVVPDVFADFPGPMAGIHAAMDWMCREQPGTEWLASFACDTPFFPKDMCAQLQQAAEPDSKVIVAASNGRLQPVFALWHKSLLSDLAATLQSGEIPWLQHWIAERPHTQVDFACEPFDPFTNINTPQDLYSAEDLLAAHQAL; this comes from the coding sequence ATGACATTATCCGCAAGACCCACAGGCGTACTACTCGCCGGAGGCCTGGCCCGCCGCATGGGCGGCGGCGATAAATGTCTGCTGCCGCTGAGAGGCAAAACCCTACTCAGTCGAAGTGTCGAACGGGCTCAGGAGCAAGTAGCTCCGCTGCTGTTAAGTGCCAACGGTAATGCGCTGCGGTTTGCCCGGACCAAACTTACGGTGGTACCGGACGTATTCGCCGATTTTCCCGGCCCCATGGCGGGTATTCACGCCGCCATGGATTGGATGTGTCGCGAACAGCCAGGCACTGAGTGGCTGGCAAGCTTTGCCTGCGACACGCCCTTTTTCCCCAAAGATATGTGCGCACAGCTGCAACAAGCCGCCGAGCCAGACAGCAAAGTTATTGTCGCCGCCTCCAATGGTCGCCTGCAGCCGGTGTTTGCGTTGTGGCACAAAAGCTTGCTGAGCGATCTCGCCGCCACCTTGCAAAGTGGCGAAATACCCTGGCTGCAACATTGGATTGCCGAGCGCCCCCATACCCAAGTGGACTTTGCCTGCGAGCCCTTCGATCCTTTCACGAATATCAATACGCCACAGGATCTATACTCTGCTGAGGATCTACTGGCCGCACACCAGGCACTTTGA
- a CDS encoding catalase, with the protein MSKTTLTSSAGAPVIDDNNSISAGERGPLTFDNHYLFEKLAHFNRERIPERVVHARGSGAYGTFTLSKAMGDYTIANFLQKVGEQTEVFVRFSTVGGGQDSSDYARDPRGFAVKFYTQQGNFDVVGNNTPVFFLNDPIKFPDFIHSQKKNPRTNLPDPQAIFEFWANHPQSLHQMTILMSDRGIPASYRHMHGFSSHTLSFWNDKGERYWVKWHFKSNQGIKTLTEKETEGLPAFGAQQDLVESIDKGDFPSWAVKVQIMTEAQAQSYHINPFDLTKIWPHADFPLMEIGQLELNRNVDNYFAETEQAAFAPSNLVPGVGASPDKMLQARLLAYQDAHRYRVGVNHNQLPVNRPRCPVNHYQRDGAMAGCPMNGGSSVQSSGANFYPNDRAAQGAPDVSNHTPEPPLTLAGSAAKRYDQSDADYYSQAGDLYRLMSEDQKSQLVNNIAGGLRQADSSVQERMVALISQCDADYGQRVQAAIA; encoded by the coding sequence ATGAGCAAAACTACCTTAACCAGTTCGGCCGGCGCCCCGGTCATTGATGACAACAACAGCATCAGTGCCGGTGAGCGAGGTCCCTTAACCTTCGACAATCATTACCTGTTTGAAAAGCTGGCCCATTTTAATCGCGAGCGTATTCCCGAGCGTGTCGTGCACGCCCGTGGCTCTGGTGCCTATGGCACCTTTACCTTGAGTAAAGCCATGGGTGATTACACTATCGCAAACTTTCTGCAAAAAGTGGGTGAGCAAACCGAGGTGTTTGTGCGCTTTTCTACAGTGGGTGGTGGTCAGGATTCCAGCGATTACGCTCGCGACCCGCGCGGTTTTGCGGTGAAGTTTTACACCCAGCAGGGCAACTTTGATGTGGTGGGTAACAACACTCCGGTCTTTTTCTTGAATGACCCGATCAAGTTTCCGGACTTTATTCACTCGCAAAAAAAGAATCCACGCACCAATTTGCCGGACCCTCAGGCGATTTTTGAATTTTGGGCCAATCACCCGCAATCGCTGCACCAGATGACTATTTTGATGAGCGACCGGGGTATCCCCGCCAGCTACCGGCACATGCATGGTTTTAGCTCGCACACCTTGAGCTTCTGGAACGACAAGGGCGAACGCTACTGGGTGAAATGGCACTTTAAATCCAACCAGGGCATTAAAACCCTGACGGAAAAAGAAACCGAGGGCTTACCTGCGTTTGGCGCACAACAGGATTTGGTGGAATCTATCGACAAAGGCGACTTCCCCAGTTGGGCGGTGAAAGTGCAAATTATGACCGAGGCGCAGGCGCAGAGTTATCACATTAACCCGTTCGATTTGACCAAAATCTGGCCCCATGCAGACTTTCCGTTAATGGAAATTGGCCAGTTGGAGCTGAACCGTAACGTTGATAACTATTTTGCCGAAACCGAACAGGCCGCCTTTGCACCCAGTAACCTGGTGCCAGGTGTGGGCGCCTCGCCGGATAAAATGCTGCAGGCCCGATTGCTCGCCTATCAGGATGCACATCGCTATCGGGTGGGAGTAAACCACAACCAGTTGCCGGTTAACCGTCCGCGCTGTCCGGTGAATCACTACCAGCGTGATGGCGCCATGGCTGGTTGCCCGATGAATGGCGGATCGAGCGTGCAGAGCAGCGGGGCAAACTTTTACCCCAACGACCGCGCCGCCCAAGGTGCGCCGGATGTGAGCAATCACACACCCGAGCCACCACTGACATTGGCAGGGTCAGCGGCTAAGCGTTACGACCAGTCGGACGCCGACTACTACTCGCAGGCAGGTGACTTGTACCGCTTGATGAGTGAAGACCAGAAAAGCCAATTGGTGAACAACATTGCCGGTGGTTTGCGTCAGGCAGACAGCTCGGTGCAAGAGCGTATGGTGGCACTGATTAGCCAGTGCGATGCCGATTACGGTCAGCGGGTGCAAGCCGCTATCGCCTAA
- a CDS encoding TonB-dependent receptor, with protein MQFSKKLLSLAVCAAATGVAVPSVFAQSAAAEEELVEEVVVRGMRQSIESAQDMKRFADTVKDVITASDIGALPDKSVTEALQRVPGVTIERFASSDDPKHYADEGTGVLVRGLDRVRSEVNGRDAFSANPYGGLNYEDFPAELLGAVEVVKNQTADKISGGIAGTVNLISRKPFDSDDQIISFTAKGNYGDYREEWTPSFSALFSDSWETSAGRFGFLVSGAYSEYKTRGDGVGLGNFHSRSDEYYRGSWDEWGTLQGAPGKVEGYYDGPCVPNALGWMPECNGVPAELITAETAEAPPVDGDPLPGQPAGEVWYVPANYHLSTAENDRERQGLTASLQWANNDETIVTTLEHISSEASLEWRERVIASGDRGFVSGTGNAVVWTEEDGRPITTTEDGFLTSGVGANADINFPLQFRSRWNYNEDTVEDTSFNVELNPTTRLKVVLDYQHVDSTQTTHNYNLTSRVRGDLTAEVAPFFLDLRGDTPTIEYLNSRVSDPTINTVGDAPNPDLYLGNGMQQEVRSDASMDAFKIDVEYTFDGPLTAIKGGAYYSDKELEIGDTEYSNWTALGTPWVQGDRYNASPQQQPDLFERVSFADHYNGEVVQGEYNSFLFPRMDLVEDFANTLRDGCGVWNAVGNASDGSGRCGVPYEDMNNRIDGPFSVYQLSSSGEERTEAYIRGDFEFDMAMPLRGNIGLRYVSYQLESTGFEVLPPVDKRGTDSLADVIANDHPDLYALADGSAEQSTVQGTDYDTVLPSLNLSLGLTDDLVLRFAASKALYYPSLLDSRNSMVVSLDYENVLQDPSSGRDEVTNPVVGIEDIEITAVSRNPYLEPEESVNLDLTLEWYFAPVGSVSLALFQKDLDNIIRNKSFAYELEHAGYTYPVSAYGPDNTGSGTIRGAEFSYQQFYDFLPGAWSGLGLQFNYTYIDQDGLEDPLNESTSDLIFNNDGSQVTDNRNSFRVFSGLPLQGYSDENLNIVGMYEYGDVSLRVAYNWRSEYLLTRRESEEFVPAYAEPVDHLDASFYYTINDNWKVGIEGSNLLNSETKTQYQLNQEGDKTQALSFTTDRRYALSVRATF; from the coding sequence ATGCAATTCAGTAAAAAACTGCTGAGCCTCGCGGTGTGCGCGGCGGCGACAGGTGTAGCGGTTCCATCAGTATTCGCACAGAGTGCGGCTGCTGAAGAGGAATTGGTAGAGGAAGTTGTAGTGCGCGGGATGCGCCAGAGTATCGAAAGTGCGCAAGACATGAAGCGCTTTGCCGATACAGTTAAAGACGTTATTACAGCTTCAGATATCGGCGCGCTGCCAGATAAAAGTGTGACTGAAGCGCTGCAGCGTGTACCGGGTGTAACGATTGAACGCTTCGCCTCGTCGGATGACCCGAAACACTACGCCGATGAAGGTACCGGTGTACTGGTGCGCGGTTTGGATCGGGTGCGCTCCGAAGTAAATGGTCGCGATGCCTTCAGTGCAAACCCCTATGGTGGTCTGAATTACGAAGATTTTCCGGCCGAGCTTTTAGGCGCGGTGGAAGTTGTTAAAAACCAAACCGCCGATAAAATTTCGGGCGGTATTGCCGGTACCGTAAACCTGATATCTCGCAAGCCATTTGATTCCGACGATCAGATAATTTCTTTTACCGCCAAGGGTAATTACGGCGATTACCGCGAAGAGTGGACGCCTTCTTTCTCCGCACTGTTTTCGGATTCCTGGGAGACCAGCGCCGGTCGTTTTGGCTTTTTGGTCTCTGGCGCATACTCTGAATACAAAACCCGCGGCGATGGTGTAGGCCTGGGTAACTTCCACTCGCGCAGCGATGAATATTATCGCGGCTCGTGGGATGAGTGGGGCACCTTGCAAGGCGCGCCGGGTAAAGTAGAAGGTTATTACGACGGCCCCTGTGTGCCTAACGCCCTGGGTTGGATGCCCGAGTGTAATGGTGTGCCCGCTGAGCTGATTACCGCAGAAACGGCCGAAGCGCCACCGGTTGATGGTGATCCGCTACCGGGCCAACCCGCTGGCGAAGTGTGGTATGTGCCGGCTAACTACCATCTCAGTACCGCTGAGAATGACCGCGAGCGTCAGGGTTTAACAGCGTCTTTGCAGTGGGCAAATAACGATGAAACCATCGTTACCACCTTAGAGCACATCAGCTCTGAAGCCTCCTTGGAATGGCGCGAGCGGGTTATTGCCTCGGGTGACCGTGGCTTTGTCAGCGGCACGGGTAACGCCGTGGTGTGGACGGAAGAAGATGGCCGTCCTATCACCACCACCGAAGATGGCTTTTTAACCTCTGGGGTAGGGGCCAATGCGGATATCAACTTCCCGCTGCAGTTCCGCAGTCGTTGGAATTACAACGAAGATACGGTTGAAGATACCTCGTTTAATGTTGAGTTAAATCCCACTACCCGTTTAAAAGTGGTATTGGATTATCAGCACGTGGATTCAACCCAGACCACTCACAACTACAACCTAACCAGTCGAGTGCGCGGTGACCTGACTGCCGAAGTGGCGCCGTTTTTCCTCGATTTGCGCGGCGATACGCCAACCATTGAGTACTTAAATTCGCGCGTATCTGACCCCACCATCAATACCGTGGGCGACGCCCCTAACCCGGATTTATACCTGGGTAACGGCATGCAGCAGGAGGTGCGCTCTGACGCCTCTATGGATGCCTTTAAAATTGATGTGGAGTACACCTTTGACGGCCCACTTACCGCCATTAAAGGCGGTGCTTACTACTCGGATAAAGAGCTGGAAATTGGCGATACCGAGTATTCTAACTGGACCGCGCTGGGTACTCCGTGGGTACAGGGTGATCGCTACAATGCGTCGCCACAACAACAGCCAGATCTGTTTGAGCGGGTAAGCTTTGCCGATCACTACAACGGTGAAGTGGTGCAGGGTGAGTACAACAGCTTCCTGTTCCCGCGCATGGATTTGGTAGAGGATTTTGCCAATACTCTACGCGATGGCTGTGGTGTGTGGAATGCGGTGGGTAATGCCAGTGATGGCAGCGGCCGCTGCGGTGTTCCTTACGAAGATATGAACAACCGGATTGATGGGCCTTTCTCAGTCTATCAGTTGAGTTCGTCTGGCGAAGAGCGCACCGAGGCGTATATTCGCGGCGACTTTGAGTTCGACATGGCCATGCCACTTAGAGGTAATATCGGTTTGCGCTATGTAAGCTATCAGCTTGAGTCTACCGGCTTTGAAGTACTGCCGCCGGTGGATAAGCGCGGCACCGACTCGCTGGCCGACGTTATTGCAAACGATCATCCGGATTTGTACGCGCTGGCCGATGGCAGCGCCGAACAGAGTACGGTACAGGGCACTGACTATGACACAGTGCTGCCAAGCTTGAATTTAAGTTTGGGGTTAACCGACGACTTGGTGCTGCGCTTTGCCGCGTCTAAGGCGCTTTACTATCCCAGCCTGCTGGACAGCCGCAACAGCATGGTGGTGAGTCTGGACTATGAAAACGTGTTGCAAGATCCATCCTCGGGCCGCGATGAAGTCACCAACCCGGTAGTGGGCATTGAAGATATCGAAATTACCGCGGTATCGCGTAACCCCTACCTGGAGCCGGAAGAATCCGTTAATTTGGATTTAACTCTGGAGTGGTACTTTGCGCCGGTGGGTTCGGTGAGTCTGGCTTTGTTTCAGAAAGATCTGGATAACATTATTCGCAACAAGAGCTTTGCCTACGAGCTGGAGCACGCCGGTTACACCTATCCGGTATCGGCTTACGGCCCGGATAACACCGGCTCGGGCACCATTCGCGGGGCGGAATTCTCTTACCAGCAGTTCTACGACTTTTTACCCGGCGCCTGGAGTGGTTTAGGTCTGCAGTTCAACTACACCTATATCGACCAGGACGGGTTGGAAGATCCGCTGAACGAAAGCACCTCGGATTTGATTTTCAACAACGACGGTTCACAGGTAACGGATAACCGCAACAGCTTCCGCGTATTCTCGGGCTTGCCGCTGCAGGGTTACTCGGATGAAAACCTGAACATTGTCGGTATGTACGAGTACGGTGATGTATCCTTGCGGGTGGCCTACAACTGGCGCTCAGAGTATCTGCTGACCCGTCGTGAGTCGGAAGAGTTTGTACCGGCTTACGCAGAACCTGTGGATCACCTGGATGCAAGCTTTTACTACACCATCAACGATAACTGGAAAGTGGGTATCGAGGGCAGCAACTTGCTTAACTCGGAAACCAAAACTCAGTACCAGTTGAACCAAGAGGGTGATAAAACCCAGGCACTTAGCTTTACCACAGACCGTCGCTACGCTTTGAGTGTACGCGCTACCTTCTGA
- the pdxH gene encoding pyridoxamine 5'-phosphate oxidase has translation MSNMYETKRREYTQGGLRRADLAESPYTQFERWFEQAEAGGVSDPTAMVLATASPGGQPSQRIVLLKQLDERGFVFFTNYNSRKGRDLAGNPKASVLFPWHMFDRQVKVCGLVEKLERTVSEAYFSSRPRTSQLAAWASPQSDVIASREQLETNFRELDKRYADADIPTPAHWGGYRLVPTEVEFWQGGAHRLHDCFRYRYENNQWLIDRVGP, from the coding sequence ATGAGCAATATGTATGAAACCAAAAGGCGCGAATACACCCAAGGTGGTTTGCGCCGCGCCGATTTGGCCGAGTCTCCCTATACCCAGTTTGAGCGCTGGTTTGAGCAGGCCGAAGCCGGCGGAGTGAGTGATCCGACCGCTATGGTATTGGCAACGGCGTCCCCCGGTGGCCAGCCGTCTCAGCGAATTGTGTTGTTAAAGCAGCTGGACGAGCGCGGTTTTGTGTTTTTCACCAATTACAACAGCCGCAAAGGCCGAGATCTGGCCGGCAATCCTAAAGCCAGTGTGTTGTTTCCCTGGCATATGTTTGATCGCCAGGTAAAAGTGTGTGGTCTGGTGGAAAAGCTTGAGCGCACAGTTTCCGAGGCCTATTTTTCTTCGCGGCCGCGTACCAGCCAACTGGCAGCCTGGGCGTCGCCCCAGAGTGATGTGATTGCCTCGCGCGAGCAGCTGGAGACCAATTTCCGTGAGCTTGATAAGCGCTACGCCGACGCCGATATTCCCACCCCGGCGCACTGGGGGGGCTATCGCCTAGTGCCCACCGAGGTAGAGTTTTGGCAGGGCGGTGCGCACCGGTTGCACGACTGTTTTCGCTACCGCTATGAGAACAATCAATGGCTTATTGACCGGGTGGGGCCCTAA